The Callospermophilus lateralis isolate mCalLat2 chromosome X, mCalLat2.hap1, whole genome shotgun sequence genome contains the following window.
GGAGAAGTAGTGAAAAATACTgtgaaccaaacaagtgagcaggCAATATGAGATATGTTATATTGCCAAACATTTATTGCATCTTCaacaaaatcatttttttaagagtgagagagagagagagagagagagagagagagagagagggagagagaatttttaaatatttatttcttagttctcggcaaacacaacatctttgtatgtggtgctgaggatcgaacccgggccgcacgcatgccaggcaagcgcgctaccacttgagccacagccccagcccccaacaaAATCATTTAAAGAGGAATGGGAGTGATAAGGCAGACAGACACAGAAGGTAGATTTTATTGGGCCAATCCCTAGATCTTTAAATAAAGAGTGTTGCCTGGactgggggatatagctcagttggcagagtgattgcctcacatgcacaaggctttgggttcaatccccagcatgacacacacacacacacacacacacacacacacatacacacacagagtatTGCCTTACAGAAGTATATGCTTGCTGTGGGAGAGGGAGTATGCAGAGTCTACCAGACATATAGATGAAAATAGTGCAATCATGGCTTTAGACAAAGTTGGAAGAATTAACTGCTAGATATGGAAGATaggcagtaatgggaaacaacaaaaaactaacGTTATACCTTCAGTTCTCCGAAATTTCACAAAAGACAGAGAATATGGGAATTTCATTTACCATGCACTCCCCACTAGGATGCAGGGCAACTGGaaattttaatgaatgtataattaaaaatacagaaaatacttAGTAGCTCCAAATATAAATAGCAATGATGCAAAGGTGCGAATAAAGACAGAGTTAATTGAAAGACCCTGAGTGGATGTATCTTTCCTCAACAGAGATACTCAGGAGAGAGAGACAAAGTACCTATGCTCACTTTATTTTCAAATCCACtaagaagacattaaaaaccaTGAGAAATTCCATGGGCAAAGAAGTAGTAGATAGTCTTTAGATTATCACAAAAGGAGAACAATATCTAGAGATCCTCTTTTAACCCTCTGGATAACTCTTGATAAGAGTATCCTGTAGCTAGGACCTATAGGATGGATAAAGTGTCAATCATACtaatttttatatttctcttttttattagaTCTGATTTGCTGCTTTTTTAAATCTTGCCTGTGACTATCTATCTGGCGGTCATTATATCAGCAGTTCACTACTGGTACAAACAAGAGTACAATAAATACATTTTGTTGGAGATTTCATCAACATTATCAAAACATCCTGTGGTACTATTGACTTCATTCTATACTTGACCACCATCAGAATCATATCAATATCCTAATTTATCATCTAAGCAAACCAGAGAACTATTACTAGCCCCACAGGATTCGTTGTCATCGAGAGTCCATTTGCTACAGTTTTTAGTAATATTTTATCTGTTAAGAAGAGCATGGAGTCTGAGTCAATTCCTATACTAGTTGGTGGACTTGTTGAGTGTCTAGCCCAGTTAATAAGAATAGCTGAAGAGCTCTTACTATCTATTTCACAAGAACAACAAGTTCCTTGTGAAGAACGAAATGATAGAACAGAACAGATTGGTTCAGATGCATCTCCTCCTGAAGAACCTTTACTACCAGATCTTGGTGATCTCTCTGACTTGGAATCAATACTTTCACTACAAGAAGATGAAGACCTAATCCTTGATATAGATCAAGCCATGATAGATGTAGATGAGCTATGTGAAGATGTACTCTCTGATATAAACAATGGTTGAAGAAGTGAATAACACCCAGTTTGCCCTCACCAACATGTGAGAActgatcactgatcttttttttttccccccaatataTCCTGATTTTTCTGGACATTAGCAATATTTTTCTCCTAGTTctgcatatttttattattaagacCTTATAGAACAAGTAAGATTTGGTTTCCTTCCAGAAGGAAAAGACTGATCTCATCTTTGTTTTTCGTCAAAAATCTTTGACTTTAGCAGTATGGTTTTTCATTTACTTGCATTTGTTCTATTAGGCTTCTTGATGATAAGAGCAAATAATAACAAAGAAGAGAATCTCTTCAACCTAACAATGGACTGAAGCACATATCAATT
Protein-coding sequences here:
- the Trpc5os gene encoding putative uncharacterized protein TRPC5OS, whose product is MESESIPILVGGLVECLAQLIRIAEELLLSISQEQQVPCEERNDRTEQIGSDASPPEEPLLPDLGDLSDLESILSLQEDEDLILDIDQAMIDVDELCEDVLSDINNG